Genomic DNA from Candidatus Sulfurimonas marisnigri:
ATAAAAGTTACCTCTGATAGTGTTTAGTTTTATTTCAAGGTTTATAGTTGACTCAAAAAAAGAGTTTAATTGTGTCTTTTCATCATTCTTTTCTTTAAATAAAGAGAAAGCACCCGTAGCTATTAAAAAAATTACCGACATTGACATAATCCCGATAAAAGACAATAAAATTAACTTTAACTTTATACTACACTTTTCTTTGCTATTAAACATACATAATGACATCTTAAATTCCTTTTTCAAGTCTTTAACTCTAATTATTGGTTGACTTGGTTTTAATTTATTAATAACTAGTTTATCTGCAGTGGCTAATATTATAACTTAAATAAACATTTTGCATAAAGACATTAAGTTGACATTATAAGGACATTTAGATTAGCTAAGGCTTAATTAGGATGTTTGCAGAGTGCTTTATTGCATTTATATAGCTAAGAGTTTTGGCTTCACCCTTGTACGAAATATCAAAAGCAGTTCCGTGATCTACAGATGCTCTCATGATGGGAAGGTTCAAAGATATATTTATGCTCTCATCGAAGTAAAGTGCTTTTAGAGGTGCAAGCCCTTGGTCGTGATACATTGCTATAAAATATTTAAAGTTTTTTCTAAACTCTGGAGTAAATGCTATGTCGGGGACAATTGGACCTACAAACTGCTCAAAACCAAGTTTTTTATTGGCACTTTTTATTGCCTTGTATATTCTTAGCTCTTCGTTTCCAAGAACACCATTGTCTCCTGCATGTGGGTTTAGACCCAAAACTGCAATTTTTTCATTTGGGATAGAGTTATGTAAATCTAAAAAGAATTGTTTTAACTTTTTATATTCTATAGAGGAAGCTACATCTTTTAGTGGAATATGCTCAGTGAATAGTGCTACAAACATCTCTTCGCATCCAAGCATCATTATCGCATCTTTTTTAAAGTATTTACGAAGTACGTCTGTATGACCTTTGTACTCTAATCCTGCCATCATCCACGCCTCTTTATGTATTGGCATAGTGACAACAGCATCTGTTTCTTTAGTTTCACAAAGTCTTACTGCATGCATAAAAGAGTCAAATGAGTAGTTTCCCGATTTAGCAGACACTTTTCCTGCTTCTATATTGAAATCGCCATCTACAAATGATATTTCAAAGTCATCAGGGATCTCTACATGTAGAAGTTTAGAGGCTTGTTCTAGCATATATTTGTTAATGCAGTAAATAGGAGTACATAACTTTGAGATCTCTTTATGAGCTTTTAGAATTATCTCAATGCCTACACCATTTAAATCACCAACACTTATAGATATTTTTGGTTTATTCATCTAGTAGTCAACCTTTTCATCTCTTTTACAGCATTAGCCAAACCGCTAAAAACACTTCTGGCAATTATGCTTTGGCCAATATTTAGTTCTGTAATCTCTTGTATCTTCATCATATAAGATACATTGTGATAGTTTAGTCCATGCCCAGCTGCTACTTCAAGACCAATCTTTTTAGCATGTTTAGCAGCATTTATAATATCTTCTATTGAATTCTCAAGTCTCTCTTGAAGTTCATAGCGTGGAAGTTCTAGCTCTTTTATAGAGTGGTTGGAGTGAGAGAGTGAAGAGTTAAGCATAGCGAAAACATTTGCAAAGCTTCCGGTATGAAGCTCTACCATCTCTGCTCCTAATTCCTTAGATTTTTCTATAGCTTGTAAAGTAGGGTCAACAAATAGTGAAACAGGAATTATAGAGTCATGAAGTTGTTCAATAGCATAAGAAATTTCATCTTCATAAGTGAAAACATCAAGTCCACCCTCTGTTGTTACCTCTTCTCTTTTTTCAGGAACCAAAGTAGCACGGTGAGGCTTCAGTTTGCAAACTATGCTTAATATATCTCTATTTATAGAGCACTCAAGGTTTACAGGCAGAGTAGAGTGCTTTAAAATATTTGATGCATCAATGTCTTGTATATGTCTTCTGTCTTCTCTCAAATGAATAGTTATTTGGTCGGCGCCACTTGCACATGCCACATAAAGCGCATTTAAAATATCTGGGTCATTTACCCTTCTTGCTTCTCTTAAAACTGCTACATGGTCTATGTTTACACCTAGTGTCATACTCAATTTATTATCCTCAATTTTTATGGTAGCAATTATATCTAAGTAAATATAAGTTTAATAGTAATAATATAGCATTATTTTTGTACTTGCTATTAATTAGGTTTAGAGATTAAATCAATAAAGTATATCTAAGATGTGATATTAAAAGAAAGTATCGAGACCCAAGGGTCTCGATATAAAATGAGTTAAGTTTAGTTAATAGAAGAAATAATTCCCAGAGCTAACTGCTGAGAAGCTAATAGAGAGATCTGTGTTGTTGCAATATTTGCACTTTGTAACCCTTGGCTCAGAAGAATCTGATCTGCACTAAAGCCAATATTGTCTGACATCATAAGGATCTTATCTGCCATTTCCAAGATAGAGTTTGACATAGACCCAATATCTGCAGAGATATTTAACATACTATTCATAGAGTCAAGAAGTACGCTGTCTCTAGTAAAAACTTCTAAGACCGAGATAGAACCATTATAACCTTCCATGACTGCACCAATAGATGTCATAATAACACTAAGGTTGGTTAATGAAGTTAATGTGCCTGAATCTATATACATTGTGTTGTTACTTGTATCTGAATCTATTGTTGCTTGAAAATCTTGTACTTTTACTAAATAATTCTCTATATCTATTTTTACATCTTCAAGTTTTGAAGCCATTGTCCAACGTGTAAATCCTACTAAGACCATCTTTGCAACTAGGATATTTCCGTCTGTAACAAGTGAGTCCAGGCTAAGGTCATAGCTTGCTGTTTCTGCTACAGATACAAGTGAAAGTATATTTGTCTGTGTCGTTAAGATACTGTTTTGCGTTAAAACAAGATTTTCACTTTGAATGACTTGTGTCTCAAGAATACGGTCTGCCATCAAACCGATATTGTCCGCCATGATTAAGATATTATCTGCCATCTCACCGATACGATCAGCCATCTCACCAATGTCACTTGAAAGTTGTAAGCTTGCTCTGATACCATCACCAAGTGTAAATGCATCAGTAGTGGGTGCAAGTAGAGCAATATCATTTGATAATAAAAATGATTGATTAGATATAGCAGCTACATTAATAAAAAGTCCTTGTGCTAACATCAAAGTCTCATCATCAAGTGTAATTGGCCCTGTAAAACCATTGTTTGTGACAATAATAGCGTCAATAATTGCCTGCGCTTCTTTGTTAAGCGAAATGAGTGGTGCACACATAGTCTCATTAGTAATCACCACATTAGAAATACTACTGTTTAACTCAGTCATAGAATTATTGATATTGATTAGATCTGTTTTAAGATCTGCCTGAAGAAATGATGCCGATAAGGCAAGAAGTGCAATCAGTTTAATATATATTTTCATCTTTACTCCCTATAGTCCAAAGTTTTTAATCACAGTAATCATAATTGACTGTGATGATAATAGTGATGATTCTGTAAGTGCAACATTTGTCATCTGAATGTTTTGAGTCTCTGCAATACGATCTGCCATCAGACCGATGTTGTCAGCCATAATAAAGATTTTATCTGCCATTTGCATAATGCGATCCGACATAACACCAATATTTTTTGTCAGTTGTAACATAGTATCTGTAGCATCTGAAAGAATCACAGTGTCAGTTAACGGTGCAATCTGTTCAATTGTTCCTGAATACGCTTCCAAAGAAGCCCCTAAACTCACATAGATTCTTGAAAGATCACCTAACATTGTCAATGTGTCAGCATTGACATAATGACTCATATGTGCACTGTTTGTTACCACTGTGTCTAAAAGTGCTGTTGTCCTCTCTAAAAGAGCAACTGTTTGTGCTTCAATACCTGTCAGTTCAACTTCCATATTTAAACTGTTTAAACTAACCGCTTGCATAGCAATAGAAAGTACATCTACATCATCTACTATCTGACCTAAAGTAAGGTTATAAGCAATCGTAGAAAGTGAATCACTTAAAAGTATCATATTCTGCTGCGTGATCAAGATCGAACTTTGTGTTACAGCAAGGTTTTGACTTTGGATTACTTGTGTTGTTATGATCCTGTCTGCCATCAAGCCGATATTATCTGCCATGATTAAAATACGATCTGCCATCTCCAAGATACGATCTGCCATGGCACCTATATCTTGAGAAAGTTGTAAGATAGCGTCAACTCCTGCGCTATACTCAAAAAGTTCACCCGTAGCTGTAATATCTGTTAACTCCATTGACAGACTTATTGAGTGTATACTCATATTTTGAACTAAATATGATAAAGATGTAAGCGCGTCCATATCTACGTCTGTAGCAGAGAAATCTGTCATGCTTGTTGTCGCGTTAGCAACACTTTGTGTAAAGTCTTCAATTGACTGGTTTAATACCCCCATTTCCATACAAGCAGCATCTTGGTGGAAAGTAAAGTTTACCAATTCATCTTTTAGATTGTTCCCCTCAACGACTAAGTCTTGCAAGTCTGTGTGAATATCTGCGCGTAATGTTATACTTGATAAAAATAAGACAACTAACAATTTAATTATATTTTTCATATAAATTCCCCTCTTTTATTATTATTATTACTTATAATTAAGTTATGCAAATTATATCAATAAGTAATAATAAATAGATTACATTAATATATGATTATTATAAATTATAAAAAATTAAGTTTATGGTTTTATGCTAGCAATAAAGAAGTAATAGTAGAAAATTACATCAATGAAGGAAATGTCTATATATCTATAGCGGAGCAAACAGATAGCCTAACTCTTAATATCTGTGATAATGCCGGCGGAGTGAATGAAGATATAATTAATAAAATTTTTGAGCCATATTTTTCAACCAAAGGTGAGAAAGATGGGACAGGTTTGGGTCTTTATATGAGTAAAACTATAGTTGAGAAGCATATAGGCGGTACATTATCTGTGTATAACTCAGATGATGGTGCTTGTTTTGAGATAAAACTACCTCTAAGCGCAAAAGTTTAGGGTAGTTGAATAGAGACCTACTTATTTTGAACGATAACCTGGGTGTTGATAGTCATTACGCTCACATGCAGTGAACATACTTGCAATTCCAAGTGCTAAAATTAAAGTTAATACAATTTTTTTCATATTTATTCCTCTTTTTGGTTAAAAACTTTTGGCGATTATATCATTAATATTGTTTAAATTATCTGTATTTGCAAAACAGCTTTTTGCGCCACAAACCATAAAATCTTTGTCATCAGTAGCTTTTCTTTGTATAAAAGGGTAGGTGATTAAGCTAAGCTGTAATGCACTGTTTTGCAGGTTTTTTATGTTCGACTTGATAACTCTATCTCCCTTTAAATGCCTTAACATTTGACGTAACATGTAAGGATATACAACAGGACGGCGTCCTAGCTCATACGAGTTGTATTCTATGGTTTTAAAAGCAAAATGAGCATATTTGTCATCTTCGAGCAGAGTACCTAAAGATATTAGTACATCTACCATTATACTTACTGAACTTGTGTATGTATTGTCAGCTATATCTGCTTTTGTTTCAAACTCTCCTGTACTGAATTTCCAAACACCATTTTTGTAAAACTCTTCTAGTGCCATATTTGTAAAATGATGGGCTTTAACTAGATACACTTCATCTTGAGTTGAATTGAATGCTAAAATTAGAGCTTGTGCAAGATAAGCGTAGTCTTCTAAAAAAGCTTCTACTTTTGGTTTTTTATGTATAAGTGTAGTATGGTAAAGTTTTCCCTCTATAAACATAGTTTTTAGTAGTGCATCAAGGCTTTTTTTCCCTCTTTGTTTATATTTTGCATCAATATTTCCTAAAACAAAAAGAGATTTTA
This window encodes:
- the pdxA gene encoding 4-hydroxythreonine-4-phosphate dehydrogenase, which codes for MNKPKISISVGDLNGVGIEIILKAHKEISKLCTPIYCINKYMLEQASKLLHVEIPDDFEISFVDGDFNIEAGKVSAKSGNYSFDSFMHAVRLCETKETDAVVTMPIHKEAWMMAGLEYKGHTDVLRKYFKKDAIMMLGCEEMFVALFTEHIPLKDVASSIEYKKLKQFFLDLHNSIPNEKIAVLGLNPHAGDNGVLGNEELRIYKAIKSANKKLGFEQFVGPIVPDIAFTPEFRKNFKYFIAMYHDQGLAPLKALYFDESINISLNLPIMRASVDHGTAFDISYKGEAKTLSYINAIKHSANILIKP
- a CDS encoding pyridoxine 5'-phosphate synthase; translated protein: MTLGVNIDHVAVLREARRVNDPDILNALYVACASGADQITIHLREDRRHIQDIDASNILKHSTLPVNLECSINRDILSIVCKLKPHRATLVPEKREEVTTEGGLDVFTYEDEISYAIEQLHDSIIPVSLFVDPTLQAIEKSKELGAEMVELHTGSFANVFAMLNSSLSHSNHSIKELELPRYELQERLENSIEDIINAAKHAKKIGLEVAAGHGLNYHNVSYMMKIQEITELNIGQSIIARSVFSGLANAVKEMKRLTTR
- a CDS encoding sensor histidine kinase translates to MIIINYKKLSLWFYASNKEVIVENYINEGNVYISIAEQTDSLTLNICDNAGGVNEDIINKIFEPYFSTKGEKDGTGLGLYMSKTIVEKHIGGTLSVYNSDDGACFEIKLPLSAKV